The proteins below come from a single Candidatus Aminicenantes bacterium genomic window:
- a CDS encoding DUF5916 domain-containing protein, with product MKKLLFFIVIIFVLAGMAAAAIVGVRQNIRTLEPVKASAPPVLDGSLDDEVWKSAVVVDDVWVTYNPVNGNELPQRTRAYLAYDDKNLYFAFHCFDSQPDRIKTSLTKRDGIFEDDWVGLSIDTVGGKKYGYELFVNPSGVQGDIFRTGDREDASTDWVWHSAGKIVADGYIVEICQPLKNIRFASGKNIRMGVVFWRRISRLGMSGSWPELVPGKGIGGSQADVAIPELSRSMVLEALPSMTYSSGWNRTSPSSWSGADQTRDLGIGIKYGITSSIVAEATLNPDFSQVESDSMQVTVNQRYPVFYSEKRPFFMEAGNLFDLGGIGDGLSNMSMPVHTRLIVDPQWGLRLTGEQGKGSFALLAAADRSPGNPWDGEENPWLGRKATFWIGRGKFGLGTNNYVGVLYSGREFGEEYNRALAADFSFRFLKNHQLTGNYIQSSSDRPEAGGKTSGGSLTAEYTFSTDKTFFAVMAENIDPGFQMDTAFYQRSGISALRFYLQRQFVPNPKKIPWLFSVFPSMFAAYTHDRVSGMDDKELQMGVDANFILKGSTGANIYLAQECWAGQAFQRTLGQMYVNLQPFKWINLHSCFSFGDAIYYDPLNPFLGNRTQFHANFTLQPTKNLNLFAEHVISRFRRLETGDKVYDQGIWRGRLTYQFSPKLFVRGLVQYDSFAKRVLGDFLASFTYIPGTVIYLGYGSLSESQVWSDSRWQRDVTGERYYQTRQSFFFKVSYRYQF from the coding sequence ATGAAAAAGCTGCTTTTTTTTATAGTCATCATATTCGTGCTGGCCGGCATGGCCGCGGCCGCCATCGTGGGCGTCCGCCAGAACATCCGCACCCTGGAGCCGGTAAAAGCATCGGCGCCGCCCGTGCTGGACGGTTCGCTGGATGACGAGGTCTGGAAATCGGCGGTCGTGGTCGACGATGTCTGGGTGACCTACAACCCGGTCAACGGCAACGAACTGCCCCAGCGCACCCGGGCCTATCTGGCCTACGACGACAAGAACCTTTACTTCGCCTTCCACTGCTTCGACAGCCAGCCCGACCGGATCAAAACCTCGCTGACCAAGCGCGATGGCATTTTCGAGGACGACTGGGTGGGGCTGTCGATCGATACCGTGGGCGGCAAGAAATACGGCTATGAGCTGTTCGTCAATCCCAGCGGCGTCCAGGGCGACATCTTCCGCACCGGCGACCGCGAGGACGCTTCCACCGATTGGGTATGGCACAGCGCCGGGAAAATCGTTGCCGACGGCTATATCGTCGAGATCTGCCAGCCGCTTAAAAACATCCGTTTCGCCAGCGGCAAGAACATCCGCATGGGCGTGGTCTTCTGGCGCCGCATCAGCCGGCTGGGCATGAGCGGCTCCTGGCCCGAGCTGGTCCCGGGCAAAGGCATCGGCGGATCGCAGGCCGATGTGGCGATCCCAGAACTGTCACGGTCGATGGTTTTGGAAGCCCTGCCTTCTATGACCTACAGTTCCGGCTGGAACCGCACATCGCCTTCTTCCTGGTCCGGCGCCGACCAGACCCGTGACCTGGGCATCGGCATCAAATACGGCATTACATCGTCGATCGTGGCCGAAGCCACGCTGAACCCCGACTTCAGCCAGGTCGAGAGCGATTCGATGCAGGTCACGGTCAACCAGCGCTACCCGGTGTTCTATTCGGAAAAACGCCCCTTTTTCATGGAAGCGGGCAACCTGTTCGACCTGGGCGGGATCGGCGACGGCCTGTCCAATATGTCCATGCCGGTGCATACGCGGCTCATTGTCGACCCGCAATGGGGGCTGCGCCTCACCGGCGAACAGGGCAAGGGCTCCTTCGCCCTGCTGGCTGCGGCCGACCGTTCCCCGGGCAATCCCTGGGACGGCGAGGAGAACCCCTGGCTGGGCCGCAAGGCGACCTTCTGGATCGGCCGCGGCAAGTTCGGGCTGGGCACCAACAACTATGTGGGCGTTCTCTACAGCGGCCGCGAGTTCGGCGAGGAATACAACCGCGCCCTGGCCGCCGATTTCTCCTTCCGTTTCCTCAAGAACCACCAGCTGACCGGCAATTACATCCAGTCGTCCAGCGACCGTCCCGAAGCGGGCGGCAAGACCAGCGGCGGATCGCTGACCGCCGAATACACTTTTTCCACTGACAAGACATTCTTCGCGGTCATGGCCGAAAATATCGATCCCGGTTTCCAGATGGATACGGCCTTTTACCAGCGCAGCGGCATTTCCGCCCTCAGGTTCTACCTGCAGCGGCAATTCGTGCCCAACCCCAAAAAAATCCCCTGGCTCTTCAGCGTTTTCCCCTCAATGTTCGCCGCCTACACCCATGACCGGGTCAGCGGCATGGACGATAAAGAGCTGCAGATGGGAGTGGATGCCAATTTCATCCTCAAGGGCAGCACCGGCGCCAACATCTACCTGGCGCAGGAATGCTGGGCCGGCCAGGCATTCCAACGCACCCTCGGCCAGATGTACGTCAACCTGCAGCCCTTCAAGTGGATCAACCTCCACTCCTGCTTCAGCTTCGGCGACGCCATCTATTACGATCCGCTGAACCCGTTTTTGGGCAACCGCACCCAGTTCCACGCCAACTTCACCCTGCAGCCCACCAAGAACCTGAACCTGTTCGCCGAGCACGTCATCAGCCGCTTCCGCCGCCTGGAAACCGGCGACAAGGTCTACGACCAGGGTATCTGGCGCGGCCGCCTGACCTATCAATTCAGCCCCAAGTTGTTCGTCCGCGGCCTGGTGCAGTACGACAGCTTCGCCAAGCGCGTCCTGGGCGACTTCCTGGCCTCGTTCACCTATATCCCGGGCACGGTGATCTACCTGGGCTACGGTTCGCTCAGCGAGAGCCAGGTCTGGTCGGACAGCCGCTGGCAGCGCGACGTGACCGGCGAAAGATACTACCAGACGCGCCAGAGTTTCTTCTTCAAGGTCAGCTACCGCTACCAGTTCTGA